In the Archocentrus centrarchus isolate MPI-CPG fArcCen1 chromosome 11, fArcCen1, whole genome shotgun sequence genome, ATGTGTGGGGTATAATATGACTCTCAAACCTCATTGTATTGCAACAATACATTATTTTCATGTGGAAGCAGggcctcagctctgagctcGGTGAGGTCATACTTGTttgggttttatgtttttttttttttgttttggtttctagACACATGTGACAAACATAATTCAGAAACATTTGTCATAAAGAAAGAATACAAAAtagaaaacataataaataaagcatttttattaacatCTCTTTGAGATGCAGACATGTATGTTCTTTCCAAACATAGAAAACAATGTCATAACTGTGCAGTACAgctgatgttggtgttttatgTCTGAATGTTGCTGATAATTGTCACATATTAGGAACACTGGGGTTGTATAGCTATAAACAAGATTCTACATGTCTCATCTGTTCAgaatatttagttttttgtgtgtggtaGAACATGTCAATGATTTTATGCTTCTTCAGCACTCTCCTTCCAGAACCAGACTTTATCTTTGTTAATAAACTGAACACACATGTTATGGCACCATTGTGCTTttggactgattttttttcttttttttttttatatagagcAGTGAACATTAGACATGATGGGGGGGCTGCAACAATGGGCCTTGGGTCAGAGTTGAACTGTGCATTTAGCCTTGTGGCATGTGGTTCCCTGCTCAGCCTGTGAACATTAATAGTTAACATCAGATCTGTTTCTTTTCAGGCATTTTGTAGCAGTCTTATTACTGAGGGTTATATAGGAACACGGGCTACAACTGATAAACATCTGCTTTTTAGTATTCAGTGTTTGTTAAAAGTGAACAACTTTATGGTTAATTAGAAGTTGCAGTTTATGTTGGTGGTGCTTCAACCATTTAGCACCTTCGCTGCTATCAGTGGTGTGCACAAAATATTGAAAGTGACTCCGagcgagggggaaaaaaacagttaatCAGCAGCCTCTAAAAAGGTCATACATTTGAAACCAGCACCAACAGAAGTGTTTGGACAGAAATGTTGTGTAACTGCCGTGAACGTTGGTCTGCATGATTTTTAGCTGTGTGGACCCACTGTTTGATTTAAACCATACCGAGGTAATAACAGAACAATTGTACCAGAATTACATGTAGTGTGGAGGTATTGTGAGAAGGCATTTAAGCTGCTGAAataagaaaatacagaaaatgtgattttttttttttttaattttttttattgatcacTTTAtaagcaaaaaaaccaaaaaccaataAACCCAAGTTGTTGAAACGTTTTTTGCCTACAAGAAAGTAATAGAAACTTTTTAACATAATCTACTGAAAACAATATTTCAGGGTCagcattgcattttattttaatcattattcTTTGTATGAAACTCCTGTGGTATAACCATTGTCACAATCACAACTGTTTGTAGTGTTAATTTGCAATGCCTGGCCCTAGATCGCTgattaaatacataaaactcAAAGCTAAATTAAGTGAACTCACAAGGGCAACACTACATTTTTCCTCCaagcagtttttatttctgtaatggATTAGATTACAGCTCTTTGAGGCATGCGGATTCTAAATCAATATGTATGCATTATTATCCTCATGACGTCTAAGGTTTAttccaaaaacaacagaaataaagGACTAGACTAGCTTATATTAAAAAAGTATTCCACTTGTGAttatctgcatttttttaatgtaaaagttCCCGATCATCGACAATATAAAGTAGATTTGGCATTCAACCTGCTGCTATACAGCGTCGTCACAAAGCAAAGGAGTTTTCTTAGGCCTTTTGTCCagttaattcatttttttcagtgactgCAATGATTGTTAcctggtttgtctgtttgtttgtcagcaggattactccaaaagttatcaacggatttcgatgaaattttgtggagtggttggaaatgacaagaggaagaagtgattaaattttggcggtgatccggatcacgatctggatccaggaatttttttaaggatccttcactattgcgggatagggggttattgttgtctgggaaagatgaaagattatttcacagtttttagatacacgtattacagcgtcagtgaccctatggccttggcggaggtttgcgctctctgagtgcttctagttataaatagaattatttttattttactgcttttagcacatttttaaagaaaaaatgaacacaacagtgttttgtgaaaaaaaaagagcagtgagACTGAAGACAATGAATGtgagaaaatgcagaaaatgccTGTTTGTCTGGATTTTAACCTGCCCTTCTTTCCCACATTAATAGTTAACATCAGATCTGTTTCTTTTCAGGCAGTCTTATTACTGAGGGTTATATAGGAACACGGGCTGCAACATGTATATAAATGCGCTGATTAACCTATTACTATAAAGGCTTGTTGGATGGCATATGGGTCAAATATTAAACTTTACTTTTGTGTAGTTTATTGACACGAAGGTGCTTTGGATAGTGTGCTTATAGAGCAAACAGCGTACAAAAGAGGGGCCAAATATTAAACTGTGGTTATTCTTGCTGTGTATCTGCTGGCGGTGGGAACTTAACAGTTTTTATACGCTCAAGATTCATGCTCACTTAGGAACACCTAAAATCATGTTTTAGCAATCAATTGGCCCCAAATGAACCAATGAATGGCCGAGAGTCATTTTAATCACGCCCCAGCAAAATGTGTGTAGCAGAGGGCAAAGGTTTATGGGTTTGATATCCTGACGTGATAACGTAGTGGCTTTTGTAGCGTGACGTAGCACGTAATGTTGTATGCTGTCTGTTAAGCTAATCGGCGTGTGTGTGCTGGTAGCTTCGACGTAGTTTACAACTAAGATTGTAAGTTCATCCGTAGCTGAATAATCACATTGGCAGCAGCATGAGTACGTTATGGATGGGGAACGTGAGTTACTTCCAACTTCTTATCGTGTAAACTTGTTTAGTCTGACCGTGAGCGTTAGCTAGCTGCAAATGAATCGCATACGTGAAATATAATctcaatttatttaaaattgacTTGTCACACAGAAACTTTCTACGGACTAATTGTAAGACTTCTTTCTTTGTGGTTATAATATACGCGAGATGAGGAGTTCAGCGCGTCTGAAGGACTAGCTTTGTGAGGTCAAAACTTGCTTTCTCATTTAGCATACATTCGTGTTTCACAGGTTACCTGTGCATTAAACCGGGAAAGTATTTTAAACCAATCTTTACTTATATAAGTCAAACACACGcaccggccacttcattaggtacccTTTGCTAGTACccggttggacccccttttgccttcataacTACCTTAATTCCTCGTGGCagagattcaacaaagtgcaaGTTCTTCAGAGGTTTTGGGCCATGTTGGCCTTGATGTGACTCTCCCCTTGTCCTGTTTAAGAAATTAGAGTTTTGTCACATGCAGTCTTGTCCCTcttgaagcagccatcagaagatgggtacactcaGGTAGCTGTGATGTTTGGTATTAAGGGGCCCAGAGTGTACCAAGAAAGCATctattacaccagcagcagcctgaactgttgatacgaGGAAGattggatccatgttttcatgtttatgccaaattctgacctgcCACTCAAATATTGCAGCACAAATTGAGACATGTAAACCAGGCAGGGTTTTTCcagttgtccaattttggtgagcctgtgcaaattgtagcctcagtttcctgttcttagctgacagaagtggcacccagtgtggtaaATATTAGTCAGACTAGACCAGCATTACTTTAAACCCAGATTTGTGAAACATTTATTGTATTtgggaaaacagaaaaaggatgATTTTGCATATTTATGTCCATCTTTCCTGCTACAGTCAAACACCATCCTCCTTACAGTTCTGTGGACTGAATTAGTATTGTCtgcaagaagaaaaatgttgcaATAATGGCAGCTCCTTATTTTCCCTCTCTTATTAGAAACATTTAGCTGAAATTCAGCTTTTGCCTGTTTGGGATTACTACAGTGATTCCTgagctctcttttctttttgttgctctGCAGCTGGAGTCCTATATGGATGAGAAGTTTATCACCAGAGCTTTTTCCACCATGGGTGAGCAGGTGGTTAATGTGCGGATCATACGCAACAAGATGACAGGGTGAGAACTGAATCCACATGCAGTTGTCATCTTTGCAGTTATTCTATAATGACGTTAAATAGTGTGTCGTCCCCCAGGGGTGCTCTGGGTTACTGTTTTGTGGAGATGACAGACGAGGCCACAGCCGAGAGGTGTCTCCGTAAAATCAATGGAAAACCTTTGCCAGGAGCCAACCCGGTATGGAGAACAGTTGTTGACAATAGCagccatgttttttgttttgtttttttcttcttatctcATTTAAGAGAAATGGCATGATGGACTTTAATGTGTCTTTTTCATAGCCCACAAGATTCAAGTTGAACCGAGCAACCTTTGGAAAACAGGACAGCGGGTGAGTCCAAGTGGACAAGCAGATTTATCAAAGATTTTAAGCGTGAATCGTCTTAATGGTAAAATTGTCACTGattgctacttttactttccctCTCCTTGTTGTAGTCAGATGTATTCTCTGTTCGTTGGAGATCTAACTCCAGATGTGGATGATGGGATGCTTTATGAGTTTTTTTACAATCGTTACCCTTCCTGTCGTGGTGGAAAAGTGGTACTGGACAGCATGGGCAACTCCAAGTAAGTATTAACATGTCAGTACACAATATGGAACACATTTAGATATGCAGATTAGGTATTGTTGGACTCCAGTCCTCCAATCCAGTGCAAGACTACTCGTGTGAAATGAGCTGTTGATCCCTTTTTCTTAATTGttttgctatatttatttttatgtatttaatattGGCACCTGTTATGAGTTTTATGCCTCTTGGTATATTTTAATCTAGAATTATAAGACTTCTCCAGTGCAATGTGCATGTCTATGAATTTGATATGTCCATGAATTCGACAAACGATGAAGGAACCTATGCTGAAGATAATGCTTAACTCTACAGCTGGAAGATGTTCTCTGCTGCATGTGCTGCGCACGGTGCTGAAAGGCTTTCAAATGATGGAGCCAAACCATGTGTTCACAGCATTTCTAAAtaaacacaagtgttttttctgcATTATGTTATACAGCTGTGTATAAAACGGGTAATAATATCATGACCCTTTTTATACACTGACCATGCTGCCTGTGGAATTTAACAGCTGCTAGCACTGGCAGACCAGATTACCAGCACCTCTAATTCTTTATCCAACTGTTTGTAGCAAAGACTGATCACTGAGTGTTTGCATCAATGGTCTTTATTGCTGCCTGTCCAGACTCAGAGTCCTGGACTATTCAAACTTATCTGAAttaagagtgtttttttttttttttaattctccatGTTAGGAGCCCTAAAATGCTGGATTAGTGTGTCAGAAATGTTGTGCAGTTTAGAGCCAGAACCTTTTAGAGTGGTTATGGCCTAGGCCTGTATTCAGTTACTGCTAGGAATCTTCTTAGTGGATAGGTTTATTCTTAAGAATAATTCCTGCAGACTTTGcgtataaaaatgataaaattgaaggtttttctttgtgtgtgtgtgtgtgtatatatatatatatatatatatatatatatatatatatatatatatatatatatatatatatatatatatatatatatatatatatatataaataaatatatatataaataaaatgtgttcttCAGTGAATAATAATTTCTCTCTGTTATGGATTTTCACTTGCAGTCCACTTCCCTCTCTCATAAGTTGAATGTTATCCATGTATCTCTGCAGGGGCTGTGGCTTTGTTCAGTTCCCAGATGAGCGGCTGCAGAAGCGGGCATTAGAGGAGTGTCAGGGTGCTGTGGGCCTGGGTGGCAAACCTCTGAGACTGAGCCTGGCTGCTAACAAGTGAGTTCTTCTCAGAACCTTATCCCCCTTTTGTTAGCGTGCTGGTTTATCTGTGACTGGTGGGAgttcagctgtttctgtttctctgtttctaAGTTTAAagaacaagcagcagcagcagcagtcagagCACAAAGCGTGGCAGTCCACATCTGGATACAGGCACAACTATGACCAGTACACCCAGTACCATCAGCAGGCCTATCCTGGGTTTTATTCTTCCTGGGGCTATGACCAGACTGGAGGAATGTATGGCTACAACTATCCACAGTATGATTACTCACAGTATTCTGCTGCACAGGTAACTTTCCTCTGTCAATCAATCAGTGCTGATGTCagttagttattgttaaacAGATGTGACTCATtctaacatgtttttattttatttatttaggagAGTGAAACTGTTGAGGAGGACGACGGACTGGAAGGTTAGCATTGAGACTGGGAGAATCTTATTGCTGTTCTTGTCATCATTGTAAGGAAACCACAGAATAACAGTGGTGTTGATGGAAGAACACCATGAAAATACCACTgaatccaaaacaaacaaacaaacaaacaaaaaaacccttcacTGCACAGCACGACAGCCAGCCTCTTAAAAGATGACAAAATTATATACCCGATACCTCAGCGCCACAGTGCCGCTGGCTCGAACTcgctttgaacttcagcaggttgtcttgaccgtGTCTGCGTGCAGTGAGCTGCTGCCCTgcaattggctgattagatatttgtattaatgagaacaggtgtacctaataaagtgtctggtgtgTGTAAATGCAGTCCAGTTCATACATGTATCTACCTTCTAACtggatgtgtttgtgctgtagaTCCAAGTCTGGAGGTGGATGTGGTGGAGGCCAACAGGAAGTTCATGGAGCACAGTGAGGAGCTGTACGATGCACTGATCGAGTGTCACTGGCAGTCTACAGAGTTATCTACAGAGCAGGACTATATGACATCCAGCCTCCCAGAACCCATTTACTGCTGAAACTggactatttttttatttttttttctgccgatTTTAACGTTTAAGTTTTTTCCTCTAGTTTTTCTCCTTGTTCAcatggattatgtttttttctaaGAAGATAATGAAAATAAGTTAATGGATTTTATTCAAGTGTATAAGCCTGCTGAAAATTAAACAGCCAAAAGTGTACAACCTGCCTCTACTGTCTTATCAGTCACTTTCATACGTTTCTTTCGATGTTTGTTTTCCAAACTTTCTTGGATAGCAGGTAAGACACAGCTTAATGGGCCTGTAACTGCTACAAGTCATGAGTCCGTCAGTAagctgtgactggttggttaaatgaacagatttcaaattaaaatgtcatttagGGTCGGATTCAATAGGATTGCAGCAGAATTCCTGAGCTGAGTAAATGTGAAAGTTTAACTTTATTTCTcctctttaaaatatttcagacTCTGCACTTTCACACATATTTTTAACTCTGCTGGATTAAAATAAAGGCTCTGCTctttacccgttgccatggtgaatcatgCTGGCATGATGGCCATTTCTCCATTTAGATAAAAtatagtgcttaacaaatttattagaccaccttccataaatataatataatatagaaatctgtcaaaaacttgttttaaaaatgtctgagTTCACATTTTTATAATCAAGTTTGAGCACACGGGACTTCTCATTAATCAAGTGTAACGTTCAACCACTTCAAACTAAATTTTCTGTTGAGGAATTCAGGTAAATAATTGATTTGTCATCTTAATATatgtattttacatattttttatgttaatttaTATCTGCCGATCTTTGTCTTAGTGATTAGCCTTTCAGAAAAAGTAATGTTATTTCTGGGATCTGGTTTTAtaaatttgttttcattcataGCTGATGTTTTGTAagggaaaaaatggaaaaactttAAAGCAATTAAGAGGGACAAAGCATGTGCTATGAAGATTTCTTGTCCCCTGGCACACGAAGGGAAATACATAATGGTAAAGGTACTAAAACAATGCTATTGGTCTACTTATTGGAATCcgtaatgaaaacaaatgtgcaATGAACTCCGTTCACCACAGCTGTCCTTTTCTGAGATTTAGGTAATATCACTCTCCATCCACTAGGTGGAATCAAGCAGCCATTCGTGTCTCTTAGAAGTGGTTGGTAATTGTAGTCGGACATTTATGACCTTTAGAAAGGCCAAAGTTGCTGACCTAAGACAACACAGACTGAATGTTGAACTGTGCAGAGCTTTAATATATttgatttcattattttatattccctgtataaaacaaaacagaggcaAATATTGAAAAATGACAATCATTATGGAAGAAATAACTATTCTGTTGGACTGACAATGCAAACAGATTTGATGTACTTGATTCTGCATTAGTCTTTCTATTTCATTCTTTACCCATTTGTGGGGTTTCAGCAATCAGCACACTGAAAACACTTACATGTGCGAGGAAGTTTAATGAGCTCATTACAGGGtaatatacagtataaacaAATATTTCAAAACAATCACAATCAACATGCATCATTTCTTTGAgtcacatcaaaaaaaaaaaaaaattaagtgccAAAACTGAATGTAGAAAGCAGGGTTTGACTATTGCAGTTGGTTGAAGTGAAACTTATTTTGAACTTTATTGTAGCCACCTCTGACTTACAATCATTTATGGAGTAATAATGAGAAGCTGAAGCTGTCAGATGGGGCTCAGAGGTATAGCAGGTTGTCCACCAGTCTGAATTTGGTTTGATCTTCTAGGCCACATATCTGTGCCCCAGTGCCTCCATCAGAGTTTTGAGTGTGTGATAGAAAAGCACTTAAAGCGACAGAATAAAGCATTGTGTGAATGTGGCTTGATGtagagtgctcagagtagaaaatcACTATTAGGGAGCATTTATCGTAATTTATAGCTCAATTATGGAAAAAATCTGCTCATTACTTTCTCCACCGATCGATTAATTGGTTTGTAAAACATGGTGAGAAACTCTGTCAATAGTGCACCAAATGATTATCAAAATAGTTTTTGTCAACAGATAAATTAATTGTTGTGGTTGTACTCATGTAAATAGTTCAAtaacaatacattttttaagATCTTCACCTCACCTCACAGACAGGTGTGTTGGGCTGAAGTATGAAGCAGTATGAAAGGAAAGGACTCAAAGTACAAGAACCTCAAATTTGTAGAACCCCAAGTATAGTACTTGAGTAAATCAACTTTACATATTACTACATTTTCCTGCAAATTAACTACAGCTAAAAATATAATTCTAGTATGAAAAACTGAGAACTGTTGACCAATAAGAGATTATTATTGAACAGACGACAGAACAAATAACAACAAGAAACCAAGAAATCTGTGAGAATGGTACCAATACAGGCacatggatttttatttttatttttttatttaaaccgtTATTTAACCAGGTGAACAGATTAAGAACAaattcttatttacaactgtggcctgGCAAAAGGGGAAGCCTTTTGAAGGAATAAAAGAATGCACTTTGTGTAATTATTCACCAATGTTGAAAGTTCCTTCAGCTGACTGAAACTGCATGCAGAGAACAAAGAGAAACTAAAACCCAAAATGCATGAATGTGGGGCtgccagctgaagaaaaaaccCACATTTGTGGATTTGCTTGGAATTTCCCCTGCATGAATTCCCACtttaggctccagccctcatGAGACCCCAAaaaagataagtggaagaagatgtatgtatgtgtcgatgaatggatggatgaaaggaaGGGATTCCAACTTTATTGTTGTGGAGTGGTTTGAGTGGCTGAGTGCTGTCAGGAGTTCTTATTGTCAGTCGGCAGTCAGGGCTCATTAAGTGTAATTGAAACTCCAGTAACATAAGTTTATTATGGGCATAGTCAGGAAACACGAAAATagcacacttaaaaaaaaaatctagaatatgaataaaaatagaaaatattgaCTTGGCATGGCTTTGATAATCTTTACACTTGTAGTCATAAGTCCTCATAACTGTGTTACTGTTTCATACATTTGATGGTAACTTTCTGCTGTGCTGTAACCCAAAGCCCACCACGCTGCACTGCTGATATTTATAAGCTTTATCACTTGCAGAAATTTCCTGCTAATGTACTGTCTAACATAggactcagatttttttttcaaacactgaTCCAAGTTTATCATTGAGGTATTAAAGCAACATGAAAACTGAATTGTTATGAGGCAACGTGCATCATCATAAACATTTTTAGGTTTACAAAGGTTTATAAATGCCTTATAATATCCCATGAGTGTGCTTATAAGTCGTTATgtactacccagtcatatgtaaagtgctgatGCCAATATGTGTCTGCGGCCCTCCTGCAGTACATTTGCGGCCCACCATGGGGCCGCGACCCACACTTTAGGAACCACTGGACTATAACGACCTTAACATAGCGCAACACAGTCTGCAATTTTGGAGAAGGTTAATGTTGAGGAAAGTTCGTTCTATAGGTAAAACCAAAAGAGACTTTCATCATCATGTGAGTCACACCTTCGGTACTTAATTATCGAGGAACACCGTTGTTGTCATAGACGCACCGGTGcctgcctttattttgaaagccctgtgtgtctgtgtgtgtttgtgtgtgttgtgtagcAGGGGTGGTTTCTGCTCACTTCGCTGTGCTGGTGCAAGGAAGCGGCTGCTTGAGAGCACAGAGCGGAGCGCAGGGGCTGGGCTCTGCTGGGTCTGACTGTCCGCATGTTAAAATGAGCTTTCTGTCAGAAGGTCCGGAGGAGTTGACGAAGTCAGCGCTGTGTCCATTACGGTCCTTATCCTGCGGCGGTTATGTTGGAACAGGTTTAGGGTTGGGTTGAGAACAGCCCGAAGACTGTTGATTGTAAATAATGTGGATGTTAGGTGTCCTCAAACTATGAACAAGCTGCAACAGGAACCCAGAAATCCAGGCAAGTTCTCAGAAGTGACCGAGTGCTGAATGGCTGAATGTGAATCCCAGACTTAGATTAAAGGACTCTGTCTTTTGTGTTTTACTCATTACGGGTAGAGTTGGTGGTGCAGTCAGAGCAGCTGAGTGAAATTAACGAGTTTAATTCTGTGAATCGTGTCTGAGAAACAGTGCTGTAAGCTGCTGTGTTGTCGTAGAGGAATGCAGCAGCTCGGTCTGGCAGACACATTACTATCTGTCTGTAACCTCCACACAGCAGGTCTGCACAGTATCAGTGGAGACTGACAGTGCATGACCATCCATAGCTGAAGTGCAATTTATCAGTCAGTGAGCTGATAATGCTGTACTGATTTTCACAGTACAATTCTTGCGGCGGCTTCATTTCCCCGTCTGGGCTTCACAAGCTTGAAGAGCTTTCGCATCacacaaaatgacacattttataGACACGGTTCCTCCCGTCTACCCAAGCAATGATTTCACGCTGCGCTACCTCGTTGCACTTTGTTTATTCTCATCATGTATCACAACTTGTGGCTTCTCGGGAATTGAATTGGCTCCAGACCTGCTTCCTCTGCTGGTTGGAAAACAGCAGATGCACAGTATGACTGTGGGTCTATGACACACTGAATGCAGGCTTCCAGCGCCGGGCAGGACAGTGTGGATAAAAGTCCTTTCCAGCAGACACCGTGCTCTCGGGTAATTCCTGTGTAATTACACGAGATCACGGTAATCGCAGTTCTGAGCATCATCCGGATCAGACGTACATTTACAGTCAGGTGCAGCCATGCTGCATATCACACCCTCACGGACACAAACTTGAGCTGGCGAATGCAGTCTGTGAATCAGCTGCTccgatcattttttttctccagtgaatATGTCCGTGTTACTGCAGCGTTAATCCGAAAGAAAATTGAAATACAAATGCCATAATACTGTAATACTGTAGTGTTAACATATTCTGCATaaccatgtctctctctctcacacacgcacgcacgcacacgcgcgTTTTCCAATTTTGATATTTGCCAGATATTGCTTTGATTTATTTGATTAATTGTGGTCTGTAAGCTGTAATGAGATAAAGGTGACATAGGCAGCAAATCATTCTTAAGTTCTGAAATGATGTTAATGTAAGGTCAGcataccatttttatttttttaaattttttatggaGGTTTAACAAACTTTGATTGTCTTCCTTAGAGATGGTCATCACGTAACCAGAGGATACAATGCTGCCAGCATTAGTGTCTCTGTGCTATCCTTCactccagctttgtccagccattggtaggatttttcaatatcagccacttcttctatcagCTGGTGGTGCATGCCTGCTGGGGTCTGTCCTTCAATGatggttcctcttctttctcctcttcattctcaggtttctgctgcgtgaggtattcactaagcacgtGATCATTTACGGCCTTCCCAccgt is a window encoding:
- the LOC115788787 gene encoding tRNA selenocysteine 1-associated protein 1 isoform X2 gives rise to the protein MSTLWMGNLESYMDEKFITRAFSTMGEQVVNVRIIRNKMTGGALGYCFVEMTDEATAERCLRKINGKPLPGANPPTRFKLNRATFGKQDSGQMYSLFVGDLTPDVDDGMLYEFFYNRYPSCRGGKVVLDSMGNSKGCGFVQFPDERLQKRALEECQGAVGLGGKPLRLSLAANNLKNKQQQQQSEHKAWQSTSGYRHNYDQYTQYHQQAYPGFYSSWGYDQTGGMYGYNYPQYDYSQYSAAQESETVEEDDGLEDPSLEVDVVEANRKFMEHSEELYDALIECHWQSTELSTEQDYMTSSLPEPIYC
- the LOC115788787 gene encoding tRNA selenocysteine 1-associated protein 1 isoform X1, with protein sequence MSTLWMGNLESYMDEKFITRAFSTMGEQVVNVRIIRNKMTGVSSPRGALGYCFVEMTDEATAERCLRKINGKPLPGANPPTRFKLNRATFGKQDSGQMYSLFVGDLTPDVDDGMLYEFFYNRYPSCRGGKVVLDSMGNSKGCGFVQFPDERLQKRALEECQGAVGLGGKPLRLSLAANNLKNKQQQQQSEHKAWQSTSGYRHNYDQYTQYHQQAYPGFYSSWGYDQTGGMYGYNYPQYDYSQYSAAQESETVEEDDGLEDPSLEVDVVEANRKFMEHSEELYDALIECHWQSTELSTEQDYMTSSLPEPIYC